The following are encoded together in the Vespa velutina chromosome 3, iVesVel2.1, whole genome shotgun sequence genome:
- the LOC124947458 gene encoding dual specificity protein kinase CLK2 isoform X5 has translation MFIFAQRDGMSTSRQGSASRRSRYARSSTTTSVTQLLTDSCSNLLQRLTTRVRGTSTANDRSIGTRRSPNASNYLSSARIRLEDKYSSILDKYTNKKHANDKEKSIELGNGNVAGYSRRKNEREHSFNRRDSYGREEKTLEPSMPRSVIKSPTSVLLSEKAYPYVSSVNIRESKREKTPGYRRTSDRQTHLGSEAYRRYGRHKSGHAETRNRKVRPHRNGKSEQLDNCRSTSLRSLARPNRVEPLSLVAGKEVLSDPEKTPTGSGIVDDAIPKYEPNYDDNEEVDPAISERAAKRKEIQSLIMKYAAMDEAYSELATGGGQGNAKPSTTDIIASKYKKNTRGSNNKKEVTKNTYASNTSSTVINEVDTNHAISPRPPSVEDDEDGHLVYQSGDILANRYKVLATLGEGTFGKVVKVKDMQMDHVMALKIIKNVEKYREAAKLEINALEKIAAKDPEGHHLCVKMLDWFNYHGHMCIAFEMLGLSVFDFLRDNNYQPYPLEHVRHMGYQLCYAVKFLHDNKLTHTDLKPENILFVDSDYESTYNSKKFSLFKRKDVRRVKRTDIRLIDFGSATFDHEHHSTIVSTRHYRAPEVILELGWSQPCDVWSIGCILFELYLGITLFQTHDNREHLAMMERILGTIPHRMARKTKTKYFYYGKLDWDDKSSAGRYVRDNCKPLYRYLLSDDDEHRQLFDLIKRMLEYEPSQRIALKDALQHPFFDSLPAHQRLTDPRAAGDSQQSHERSHSLSR, from the exons ATGTTCATATTCGCGCAACGCGACGGTATGTCGACCAGCAGACAAGGATCGGCGTCACGACGTAGTCGTTATGCTCGTTCCTCGACAACGACCAGCGTGACACAGCTCTTAACTGATTCTTGCAGTAATTTGCTTCAACGATTGACCACCAGGGTACGTGGCACTTCGACGgctaacgatcgatcgatcggaacAAGACGATCACCGAATGCTAGCAATTATCTTAGCAGTGCCAGAATTCGATTAGAAGACAAGTATTCCTCTATATTGGATAAGTATACCAATAAGAAACATGCCaatgataaagagaagagTATCGAGCTTGGTAATGGAAACGTTGCTGGTTATTcacgaagaaagaatgaacgaGAGCATAGCTTTAATCGAAGAGATTCTTATGGTAGGGAGGAGAAAACATTGGAACCATCGATGCCACGTTCTGTCATTAAAAGTCCCACCAGTGTACTTTTAAGCGAGAAAGCTTATCCTTACGTCAGTTCGGTTAACATTAGAGAGTCTAAACGTGAGAAAACACCTGGTTATCGTAGGACATCCGATAGACAAACACACTTAGGCTCGGAAGCTTATCGACGTTACGGTAGACACAAATCCGGCCACGCTGAGACACGCAATAGAAAGGTCAGGCCACATCGGAATGGTAAAAGCGAACAACTCGACAATTGCAGGTCGACCTCCCTTAGATCTTTAGCTCGTCCAAACAGAGTCGAACCTTTGAGCTTAGTCGCCGGCAAGGAAGTTCTTAGCGATCCAGAGAAAACACCAACCGGTAGCGGTATTGTGGACGATGCGATACCAAAGTACGAACCTAACTACGACGATAACGAGGAAGTTGATCCAGCTATTTCCGAAAGAGCAGCCAAACGCAAAGAGATACAAAGTTTGATTATGAAATATGCGGCTATGGATGAGGCTTACAGCGAATTAGCAACTGGTGGTGGTCAAGGAAATGCGAAACCAAGTACAACCGATATCATCGCCAGCAAGTATAAGAAGAATACTCGTGGTAGTAATAACAAAAAGGAAGTCACGAAGAATACATATGCGTCGAATACTTCGTCGACTGTCATTAACGAGGTGGATACGAACCACGCGATC AGCCCACGACCGCCCTCCGTCGAGGACGACGAAGACGGCCACCTTGTTTACCAATCCGGCGACATCCTGGCAAATAGAT ATAAAGTACTGGCCACCCTAGGAGAGGGTACTTTTGGAAAAGTTGTCAAGGTTAAGGACATGCAAAT GGATCACGTAATGGCTCTCAAGATTATCAAGAACGTCGAGAAGTATCGAGAAGCTGCGAAGCTTGAGATCAATGCTCTGGAGAAGATAGCCGCTAAGGATCCTGAGGGACATCA TTTATGCGTCAAAATGTTAGACTGGTTCAATTATCATGGACATATGTGTATCGCCTTTGAGATGCTTGGACTGAGCGTTTTCGATTTTttg AGAGACAACAATTATCAACCTTATCCGTTGGAACATGTTAGGCATATGGGTTATCAGCTTTGTTATGCAGTCAAGTTTTTACACGACAACAAACTTACGCACACAGATCTTAAACCCGAAAATATCTTATTCGTAGATTCCGATTACGAAAGCACGTACAATAGTAAAAAG ttctctctttttaagcGAAAGGATGTGAGGCGCGTTAAAAGGACCGACATCAGACTAATCGATTTTGGCAGTGCTACGTTTGACCATGAACACCATAGCACAATTGTTAGTACAAGACATTACAGGGCGCCTGAAGTTATTTTAG AATTAGGATGGTCTCAACCTTGCGATGTATGGTCCATTGGTTGCATTCTATTCGAATTGTACCTGGGTATAACCTTATTCCAAACACACGATAATCGTGAACATTTGGCAATGATGGAACGTATATTAGGTACAATTCCACATCGTATGGCAAggaaaacgaagacgaagtACTTCTATTACGGTAAATTAGATTGGGATGACAAAAGTTCAGCCGGCAGATATGTTCGTGACAATTGTAAACCTTTATAC CGTTATTTGTTGTCGGACGACGATGAACATCGACAACTATTCGATCTTATTAAAAGAATGCTGGAATATGAGCCATCCCAAAGGATAGCACTGAAGGATGCCTTGCAACATCCATTTTTCGACTCTCTTCCAGCGCATCAGAGATTAACCGATCCACGTGCAGCCGGTGATTCACAACAAAGTCATGAACGATCGCACTCGCTCTCTCGATGA
- the LOC124947458 gene encoding dual specificity protein kinase CLK2 isoform X3 codes for MFIFAQRDGMSTSRQGSASRRSRYARSSTTTSVTQLLTDSCSNLLQRLTTRVRGTSTANDRSIGTRRSPNASNYLSSARIRLEDKYSSILDKYTNKKHANDKEKSIELGNGNVAGYSRRKNEREHSFNRRDSYGREEKTLEPSMPRSVIKSPTSVLLSEKAYPYVSSVNIRESKREKTPGYRRTSDRQTHLGSEAYRRYGRHKSGHAETRNRKVRPHRNGKSEQLDNCRSTSLRSLARPNRVEPLSLVAGKEVLSDPEKTPTGSGIVDDAIPKYEPNYDDNEEVDPAISERAAKRKEIQSLIMKYAAMDEAYSELATGGGQGNAKPSTTDIIASKYKKNTRGSNNKKEVTKNTYASNTSSTVINEVDTNHAISPRPPSVEDDEDGHLVYQSGDILANRYKVLATLGEGTFGKVVKVKDMQMDHVMALKIIKNVEKYREAAKLEINALEKIAAKDPEGHHLCVKMLDWFNYHGHMCIAFEMLGLSVFDFLKKNNMLQRDNNYQPYPLEHVRHMGYQLCYAVKFLHDNKLTHTDLKPENILFVDSDYESTYNSKKRKDVRRVKRTDIRLIDFGSATFDHEHHSTIVSTRHYRAPEVILELGWSQPCDVWSIGCILFELYLGITLFQTHDNREHLAMMERILGTIPHRMARKTKTKYFYYGKLDWDDKSSAGRYVRDNCKPLYRYLLSDDDEHRQLFDLIKRMLEYEPSQRIALKDALQHPFFDSLPAHQRLTDPRAAGDSQQSHERSHSLSR; via the exons ATGTTCATATTCGCGCAACGCGACGGTATGTCGACCAGCAGACAAGGATCGGCGTCACGACGTAGTCGTTATGCTCGTTCCTCGACAACGACCAGCGTGACACAGCTCTTAACTGATTCTTGCAGTAATTTGCTTCAACGATTGACCACCAGGGTACGTGGCACTTCGACGgctaacgatcgatcgatcggaacAAGACGATCACCGAATGCTAGCAATTATCTTAGCAGTGCCAGAATTCGATTAGAAGACAAGTATTCCTCTATATTGGATAAGTATACCAATAAGAAACATGCCaatgataaagagaagagTATCGAGCTTGGTAATGGAAACGTTGCTGGTTATTcacgaagaaagaatgaacgaGAGCATAGCTTTAATCGAAGAGATTCTTATGGTAGGGAGGAGAAAACATTGGAACCATCGATGCCACGTTCTGTCATTAAAAGTCCCACCAGTGTACTTTTAAGCGAGAAAGCTTATCCTTACGTCAGTTCGGTTAACATTAGAGAGTCTAAACGTGAGAAAACACCTGGTTATCGTAGGACATCCGATAGACAAACACACTTAGGCTCGGAAGCTTATCGACGTTACGGTAGACACAAATCCGGCCACGCTGAGACACGCAATAGAAAGGTCAGGCCACATCGGAATGGTAAAAGCGAACAACTCGACAATTGCAGGTCGACCTCCCTTAGATCTTTAGCTCGTCCAAACAGAGTCGAACCTTTGAGCTTAGTCGCCGGCAAGGAAGTTCTTAGCGATCCAGAGAAAACACCAACCGGTAGCGGTATTGTGGACGATGCGATACCAAAGTACGAACCTAACTACGACGATAACGAGGAAGTTGATCCAGCTATTTCCGAAAGAGCAGCCAAACGCAAAGAGATACAAAGTTTGATTATGAAATATGCGGCTATGGATGAGGCTTACAGCGAATTAGCAACTGGTGGTGGTCAAGGAAATGCGAAACCAAGTACAACCGATATCATCGCCAGCAAGTATAAGAAGAATACTCGTGGTAGTAATAACAAAAAGGAAGTCACGAAGAATACATATGCGTCGAATACTTCGTCGACTGTCATTAACGAGGTGGATACGAACCACGCGATC AGCCCACGACCGCCCTCCGTCGAGGACGACGAAGACGGCCACCTTGTTTACCAATCCGGCGACATCCTGGCAAATAGAT ATAAAGTACTGGCCACCCTAGGAGAGGGTACTTTTGGAAAAGTTGTCAAGGTTAAGGACATGCAAAT GGATCACGTAATGGCTCTCAAGATTATCAAGAACGTCGAGAAGTATCGAGAAGCTGCGAAGCTTGAGATCAATGCTCTGGAGAAGATAGCCGCTAAGGATCCTGAGGGACATCA TTTATGCGTCAAAATGTTAGACTGGTTCAATTATCATGGACATATGTGTATCGCCTTTGAGATGCTTGGACTGAGCGTTTTCGATTTTttg aagaaaaataatatgttacaGAGAGACAACAATTATCAACCTTATCCGTTGGAACATGTTAGGCATATGGGTTATCAGCTTTGTTATGCAGTCAAGTTTTTACACGACAACAAACTTACGCACACAGATCTTAAACCCGAAAATATCTTATTCGTAGATTCCGATTACGAAAGCACGTACAATAGTAAAAAG cGAAAGGATGTGAGGCGCGTTAAAAGGACCGACATCAGACTAATCGATTTTGGCAGTGCTACGTTTGACCATGAACACCATAGCACAATTGTTAGTACAAGACATTACAGGGCGCCTGAAGTTATTTTAG AATTAGGATGGTCTCAACCTTGCGATGTATGGTCCATTGGTTGCATTCTATTCGAATTGTACCTGGGTATAACCTTATTCCAAACACACGATAATCGTGAACATTTGGCAATGATGGAACGTATATTAGGTACAATTCCACATCGTATGGCAAggaaaacgaagacgaagtACTTCTATTACGGTAAATTAGATTGGGATGACAAAAGTTCAGCCGGCAGATATGTTCGTGACAATTGTAAACCTTTATAC CGTTATTTGTTGTCGGACGACGATGAACATCGACAACTATTCGATCTTATTAAAAGAATGCTGGAATATGAGCCATCCCAAAGGATAGCACTGAAGGATGCCTTGCAACATCCATTTTTCGACTCTCTTCCAGCGCATCAGAGATTAACCGATCCACGTGCAGCCGGTGATTCACAACAAAGTCATGAACGATCGCACTCGCTCTCTCGATGA
- the LOC124947458 gene encoding dual specificity protein kinase CLK2 isoform X6, translated as MFIFAQRDGMSTSRQGSASRRSRYARSSTTTSVTQLLTDSCSNLLQRLTTRVRGTSTANDRSIGTRRSPNASNYLSSARIRLEDKYSSILDKYTNKKHANDKEKSIELGNGNVAGYSRRKNEREHSFNRRDSYGREEKTLEPSMPRSVIKSPTSVLLSEKAYPYVSSVNIRESKREKTPGYRRTSDRQTHLGSEAYRRYGRHKSGHAETRNRKVRPHRNGKSEQLDNCRSTSLRSLARPNRVEPLSLVAGKEVLSDPEKTPTGSGIVDDAIPKYEPNYDDNEEVDPAISERAAKRKEIQSLIMKYAAMDEAYSELATGGGQGNAKPSTTDIIASKYKKNTRGSNNKKEVTKNTYASNTSSTVINEVDTNHAISPRPPSVEDDEDGHLVYQSGDILANRYKVLATLGEGTFGKVVKVKDMQMDHVMALKIIKNVEKYREAAKLEINALEKIAAKDPEGHHLCVKMLDWFNYHGHMCIAFEMLGLSVFDFLRDNNYQPYPLEHVRHMGYQLCYAVKFLHDNKLTHTDLKPENILFVDSDYESTYNSKKRKDVRRVKRTDIRLIDFGSATFDHEHHSTIVSTRHYRAPEVILELGWSQPCDVWSIGCILFELYLGITLFQTHDNREHLAMMERILGTIPHRMARKTKTKYFYYGKLDWDDKSSAGRYVRDNCKPLYRYLLSDDDEHRQLFDLIKRMLEYEPSQRIALKDALQHPFFDSLPAHQRLTDPRAAGDSQQSHERSHSLSR; from the exons ATGTTCATATTCGCGCAACGCGACGGTATGTCGACCAGCAGACAAGGATCGGCGTCACGACGTAGTCGTTATGCTCGTTCCTCGACAACGACCAGCGTGACACAGCTCTTAACTGATTCTTGCAGTAATTTGCTTCAACGATTGACCACCAGGGTACGTGGCACTTCGACGgctaacgatcgatcgatcggaacAAGACGATCACCGAATGCTAGCAATTATCTTAGCAGTGCCAGAATTCGATTAGAAGACAAGTATTCCTCTATATTGGATAAGTATACCAATAAGAAACATGCCaatgataaagagaagagTATCGAGCTTGGTAATGGAAACGTTGCTGGTTATTcacgaagaaagaatgaacgaGAGCATAGCTTTAATCGAAGAGATTCTTATGGTAGGGAGGAGAAAACATTGGAACCATCGATGCCACGTTCTGTCATTAAAAGTCCCACCAGTGTACTTTTAAGCGAGAAAGCTTATCCTTACGTCAGTTCGGTTAACATTAGAGAGTCTAAACGTGAGAAAACACCTGGTTATCGTAGGACATCCGATAGACAAACACACTTAGGCTCGGAAGCTTATCGACGTTACGGTAGACACAAATCCGGCCACGCTGAGACACGCAATAGAAAGGTCAGGCCACATCGGAATGGTAAAAGCGAACAACTCGACAATTGCAGGTCGACCTCCCTTAGATCTTTAGCTCGTCCAAACAGAGTCGAACCTTTGAGCTTAGTCGCCGGCAAGGAAGTTCTTAGCGATCCAGAGAAAACACCAACCGGTAGCGGTATTGTGGACGATGCGATACCAAAGTACGAACCTAACTACGACGATAACGAGGAAGTTGATCCAGCTATTTCCGAAAGAGCAGCCAAACGCAAAGAGATACAAAGTTTGATTATGAAATATGCGGCTATGGATGAGGCTTACAGCGAATTAGCAACTGGTGGTGGTCAAGGAAATGCGAAACCAAGTACAACCGATATCATCGCCAGCAAGTATAAGAAGAATACTCGTGGTAGTAATAACAAAAAGGAAGTCACGAAGAATACATATGCGTCGAATACTTCGTCGACTGTCATTAACGAGGTGGATACGAACCACGCGATC AGCCCACGACCGCCCTCCGTCGAGGACGACGAAGACGGCCACCTTGTTTACCAATCCGGCGACATCCTGGCAAATAGAT ATAAAGTACTGGCCACCCTAGGAGAGGGTACTTTTGGAAAAGTTGTCAAGGTTAAGGACATGCAAAT GGATCACGTAATGGCTCTCAAGATTATCAAGAACGTCGAGAAGTATCGAGAAGCTGCGAAGCTTGAGATCAATGCTCTGGAGAAGATAGCCGCTAAGGATCCTGAGGGACATCA TTTATGCGTCAAAATGTTAGACTGGTTCAATTATCATGGACATATGTGTATCGCCTTTGAGATGCTTGGACTGAGCGTTTTCGATTTTttg AGAGACAACAATTATCAACCTTATCCGTTGGAACATGTTAGGCATATGGGTTATCAGCTTTGTTATGCAGTCAAGTTTTTACACGACAACAAACTTACGCACACAGATCTTAAACCCGAAAATATCTTATTCGTAGATTCCGATTACGAAAGCACGTACAATAGTAAAAAG cGAAAGGATGTGAGGCGCGTTAAAAGGACCGACATCAGACTAATCGATTTTGGCAGTGCTACGTTTGACCATGAACACCATAGCACAATTGTTAGTACAAGACATTACAGGGCGCCTGAAGTTATTTTAG AATTAGGATGGTCTCAACCTTGCGATGTATGGTCCATTGGTTGCATTCTATTCGAATTGTACCTGGGTATAACCTTATTCCAAACACACGATAATCGTGAACATTTGGCAATGATGGAACGTATATTAGGTACAATTCCACATCGTATGGCAAggaaaacgaagacgaagtACTTCTATTACGGTAAATTAGATTGGGATGACAAAAGTTCAGCCGGCAGATATGTTCGTGACAATTGTAAACCTTTATAC CGTTATTTGTTGTCGGACGACGATGAACATCGACAACTATTCGATCTTATTAAAAGAATGCTGGAATATGAGCCATCCCAAAGGATAGCACTGAAGGATGCCTTGCAACATCCATTTTTCGACTCTCTTCCAGCGCATCAGAGATTAACCGATCCACGTGCAGCCGGTGATTCACAACAAAGTCATGAACGATCGCACTCGCTCTCTCGATGA
- the LOC124947458 gene encoding dual specificity protein kinase CLK2 isoform X1 has protein sequence MFIFAQRDGMSTSRQGSASRRSRYARSSTTTSVTQLLTDSCSNLLQRLTTRVRGTSTANDRSIGTRRSPNASNYLSSARIRLEDKYSSILDKYTNKKHANDKEKSIELGNGNVAGYSRRKNEREHSFNRRDSYGREEKTLEPSMPRSVIKSPTSVLLSEKAYPYVSSVNIRESKREKTPGYRRTSDRQTHLGSEAYRRYGRHKSGHAETRNRKVRPHRNGKSEQLDNCRSTSLRSLARPNRVEPLSLVAGKEVLSDPEKTPTGSGIVDDAIPKYEPNYDDNEEVDPAISERAAKRKEIQSLIMKYAAMDEAYSELATGGGQGNAKPSTTDIIASKYKKNTRGSNNKKEVTKNTYASNTSSTVINEVDTNHAISPRPPSVEDDEDGHLVYQSGDILANRYKVLATLGEGTFGKVVKVKDMQMDHVMALKIIKNVEKYREAAKLEINALEKIAAKDPEGHHLCVKMLDWFNYHGHMCIAFEMLGLSVFDFLKKNNMLQRDNNYQPYPLEHVRHMGYQLCYAVKFLHDNKLTHTDLKPENILFVDSDYESTYNSKKFSLFKRKDVRRVKRTDIRLIDFGSATFDHEHHSTIVSTRHYRAPEVILELGWSQPCDVWSIGCILFELYLGITLFQTHDNREHLAMMERILGTIPHRMARKTKTKYFYYGKLDWDDKSSAGRYVRDNCKPLYRYLLSDDDEHRQLFDLIKRMLEYEPSQRIALKDALQHPFFDSLPAHQRLTDPRAAGDSQQSHERSHSLSR, from the exons ATGTTCATATTCGCGCAACGCGACGGTATGTCGACCAGCAGACAAGGATCGGCGTCACGACGTAGTCGTTATGCTCGTTCCTCGACAACGACCAGCGTGACACAGCTCTTAACTGATTCTTGCAGTAATTTGCTTCAACGATTGACCACCAGGGTACGTGGCACTTCGACGgctaacgatcgatcgatcggaacAAGACGATCACCGAATGCTAGCAATTATCTTAGCAGTGCCAGAATTCGATTAGAAGACAAGTATTCCTCTATATTGGATAAGTATACCAATAAGAAACATGCCaatgataaagagaagagTATCGAGCTTGGTAATGGAAACGTTGCTGGTTATTcacgaagaaagaatgaacgaGAGCATAGCTTTAATCGAAGAGATTCTTATGGTAGGGAGGAGAAAACATTGGAACCATCGATGCCACGTTCTGTCATTAAAAGTCCCACCAGTGTACTTTTAAGCGAGAAAGCTTATCCTTACGTCAGTTCGGTTAACATTAGAGAGTCTAAACGTGAGAAAACACCTGGTTATCGTAGGACATCCGATAGACAAACACACTTAGGCTCGGAAGCTTATCGACGTTACGGTAGACACAAATCCGGCCACGCTGAGACACGCAATAGAAAGGTCAGGCCACATCGGAATGGTAAAAGCGAACAACTCGACAATTGCAGGTCGACCTCCCTTAGATCTTTAGCTCGTCCAAACAGAGTCGAACCTTTGAGCTTAGTCGCCGGCAAGGAAGTTCTTAGCGATCCAGAGAAAACACCAACCGGTAGCGGTATTGTGGACGATGCGATACCAAAGTACGAACCTAACTACGACGATAACGAGGAAGTTGATCCAGCTATTTCCGAAAGAGCAGCCAAACGCAAAGAGATACAAAGTTTGATTATGAAATATGCGGCTATGGATGAGGCTTACAGCGAATTAGCAACTGGTGGTGGTCAAGGAAATGCGAAACCAAGTACAACCGATATCATCGCCAGCAAGTATAAGAAGAATACTCGTGGTAGTAATAACAAAAAGGAAGTCACGAAGAATACATATGCGTCGAATACTTCGTCGACTGTCATTAACGAGGTGGATACGAACCACGCGATC AGCCCACGACCGCCCTCCGTCGAGGACGACGAAGACGGCCACCTTGTTTACCAATCCGGCGACATCCTGGCAAATAGAT ATAAAGTACTGGCCACCCTAGGAGAGGGTACTTTTGGAAAAGTTGTCAAGGTTAAGGACATGCAAAT GGATCACGTAATGGCTCTCAAGATTATCAAGAACGTCGAGAAGTATCGAGAAGCTGCGAAGCTTGAGATCAATGCTCTGGAGAAGATAGCCGCTAAGGATCCTGAGGGACATCA TTTATGCGTCAAAATGTTAGACTGGTTCAATTATCATGGACATATGTGTATCGCCTTTGAGATGCTTGGACTGAGCGTTTTCGATTTTttg aagaaaaataatatgttacaGAGAGACAACAATTATCAACCTTATCCGTTGGAACATGTTAGGCATATGGGTTATCAGCTTTGTTATGCAGTCAAGTTTTTACACGACAACAAACTTACGCACACAGATCTTAAACCCGAAAATATCTTATTCGTAGATTCCGATTACGAAAGCACGTACAATAGTAAAAAG ttctctctttttaagcGAAAGGATGTGAGGCGCGTTAAAAGGACCGACATCAGACTAATCGATTTTGGCAGTGCTACGTTTGACCATGAACACCATAGCACAATTGTTAGTACAAGACATTACAGGGCGCCTGAAGTTATTTTAG AATTAGGATGGTCTCAACCTTGCGATGTATGGTCCATTGGTTGCATTCTATTCGAATTGTACCTGGGTATAACCTTATTCCAAACACACGATAATCGTGAACATTTGGCAATGATGGAACGTATATTAGGTACAATTCCACATCGTATGGCAAggaaaacgaagacgaagtACTTCTATTACGGTAAATTAGATTGGGATGACAAAAGTTCAGCCGGCAGATATGTTCGTGACAATTGTAAACCTTTATAC CGTTATTTGTTGTCGGACGACGATGAACATCGACAACTATTCGATCTTATTAAAAGAATGCTGGAATATGAGCCATCCCAAAGGATAGCACTGAAGGATGCCTTGCAACATCCATTTTTCGACTCTCTTCCAGCGCATCAGAGATTAACCGATCCACGTGCAGCCGGTGATTCACAACAAAGTCATGAACGATCGCACTCGCTCTCTCGATGA